The DNA region GGCGGGTGATGGCTGCCTGATAGAGGGCAAGCTGCTCGGAAGTAAGGGAACGATCGGGATGAGCAAGAAGCGTGGCGCGATCGAGACCAAGCAGATGCAGAAGCAGAAGCTCCGCATCGCGATGGCCACGGTCGCGAAGATGAGGACTCGCGGCGAGCTGTTCGGTAGCGAGCGTGAGTGCCTGACGTAAGGTCATGTTGCTGTTGCTATTGTCTCGCGCTTTGGCTCGATCAACGTGCCTCGATAACGATGAGATTGCCGTCGGGATCGGTCACGGTGAGTGCCTTCTTCGATTTTTTGAAGATCACGTGGGCCTGCTTCAGCAGTTTGGAGGAGCGTCCCAGACTGGAGGTGGAGAGAAGGATGCGGCCTTTGCTGCCCAGACTGGCGACCGGCACGATTTCTACCTGCTCGCCGGAATCTCCGGGAAGGTTGAGCGTCATGGGGTGATGAGCGTCCGGGGTGAACTGAAGCTGCTTCAGGTAGAAGTCGCGGGCGGCGGCGGGGTCCTGCATGGCGAGGGTGACTGAGACGAGCTTCGTCCCGACGCGGTCGGTGCCGAGGTGCTGGCCGCGGTCGCTGTAGTGGCGCGAGCCGGGCATGTACTGCGTGTACTCGATGTTCTGCGGCCCGGTCGCCTGCATGGGACCTTTCAGCGTGAACAGCAGATTGCCCGCCCCGGCCTTGCGAATCTTGAAGTTGGGTGTGACGCCGCGCGCGATGTAATCGTCATAGACCGCCTGCAGGTTGTCGCTCTCAAAGCACAGGTGAAGAAAGCCGATCTCAGTATCTTTGGCGGTGGTGGGGTACAGCTCGATGAACTGGCGGTCGTCCAGCTTGATGAAGGACTGGTAGACAGCGCCGTTCTTGCTGAGGGCGAAGGCCTCGTCGAAGCCAAGCTTCTTGTAGAAGTCGCGCGCAGCGTCGAGATTGTGGACGCGGATGGCGATGTGGGCAATGCCATTGAGCGCCGGTGTCTGCTGCTGACCTTGAGCCTTCGCAGAGCTGACGCAGAGGAGGCTCGCGAGGGCGAGGGAAGCGATCGATGCGACGGAGCGGACGCGGCTGCGGAGGGATTGCCTGATCATTTGTCGATTTTATTACCGGATTTATTTCTCGAGGTCGCCCCTGCAATGGGATAGCCCTGCCATAGGTACTCGAGGGCCTCGGGCAGCGTCTGCTGTTTCACAGCGCGGTCGGTGTGGCCGGCGTTGCGGGCGAAGACGAACTGATAGTGATAGCCTTTGGCGGCCAGCACCTTGGCCATGTCCTCGTTGGCAACGACCCAATCGTGCATGTTGTCCCGCATCGCATTCGGGTTGAAGAGGTCGCGGTCGCCCACCTCCATCCAGATGCGCAGCGGCTTGGCTGGAGAGTCAGGGATGAGGTGTTCGTGAAACTCCCATGCTCCATGCGGAGTCTTCGCATCGGAGGGCCATTGCTGGTTCACATAGGTGCCCGAATAGGTGAGGACACGGTGGTACAGCT from Edaphobacter paludis includes:
- a CDS encoding VOC family protein encodes the protein MIRQSLRSRVRSVASIASLALASLLCVSSAKAQGQQQTPALNGIAHIAIRVHNLDAARDFYKKLGFDEAFALSKNGAVYQSFIKLDDRQFIELYPTTAKDTEIGFLHLCFESDNLQAVYDDYIARGVTPNFKIRKAGAGNLLFTLKGPMQATGPQNIEYTQYMPGSRHYSDRGQHLGTDRVGTKLVSVTLAMQDPAAARDFYLKQLQFTPDAHHPMTLNLPGDSGEQVEIVPVASLGSKGRILLSTSSLGRSSKLLKQAHVIFKKSKKALTVTDPDGNLIVIEAR